One genomic window of Lagopus muta isolate bLagMut1 chromosome W unlocalized genomic scaffold, bLagMut1 primary SUPER_W_unloc_1, whole genome shotgun sequence includes the following:
- the LOC125687581 gene encoding LOW QUALITY PROTEIN: adenosine 5'-monophosphoramidase HINT1-like (The sequence of the model RefSeq protein was modified relative to this genomic sequence to represent the inferred CDS: deleted 2 bases in 1 codon) gives MAGGMVRSPAARRSGAALFGKVGRQEFSANVIREEEEPLWTRSALCSVMFQRKLLRFFLAARDKAVVRLSEAEDSGAPLHRRLMIVGEKCAANLGLTDGFRMAVRYPPSGPSDYRTRLCILGGRQLGQPPGEDVCTAGVAARVRIATEWISRVARQSSLR, from the exons ATGGCCGGCGGGATGGTTAGGTCGCCGGCCGCCCGGCGCAGTGGCGCCGCTCTCTTCGGAAAAGTCGGCCGCCAGGAGTTCTCCGCCAACGTTATCCGC GAAGAGGAGGAGCCGTTGTGGACGAGGAG tgcCTTGTGTTCCGTGATGTTTCAACGCAAGCTCCTACGCTTTTTCCTAGCCGCTCGCGACAAGGCCGTTGTGAGGTTGTCCGAAGCAGAAGATTCTGGCGCACCT CTTCACAGGCGTTTGATGATTGTTGGCGAGAAGTGTGCTGCTAACCTGGGCCTGACCGATGGATTCCGGATGGCTGTGAGATACCCCCCCTCAGGCCCTTCCGACTACCGCACGCGTCTCTGTATTCTGGGTGGCCGTCAGTTGGGCCAGCCTCCCGGGGAAGACGTTTGCACCGCAGGAGTTGCTGCACGCGTACGGATCGCCACCGAATGGATTTCACGTGTCGCCCGTCAGTCTAGCCTCCGTTGA
- the LOC125687580 gene encoding LOW QUALITY PROTEIN: adenosine 5'-monophosphoramidase HINT1-like (The sequence of the model RefSeq protein was modified relative to this genomic sequence to represent the inferred CDS: deleted 2 bases in 1 codon) has product MAGGMVRSPAARRSGAALFGKVGRQEFSANVIREEEEPLWTRSALCSVMFQRKLLRFFLAARDKAVVRLSEAEDSGAPLHRRLMIVGEKCAANLGLTDGFRMAVRYPPSGPSDYRTRLCILGGRQLGQPPGEDVCTAGVAARVRIATEWISRVARQSSLR; this is encoded by the exons ATGGCCGGCGGGATGGTTAGGTCGCCGGCCGCCCGGCGCAGTGGCGCCGCTCTCTTCGGAAAAGTCGGCCGCCAGGAGTTCTCCGCCAACGTTATCCGC GAAGAGGAGGAGCCGTTGTGGACGAGGAG tgcCTTGTGTTCCGTGATGTTTCAACGCAAGCTCCTACGCTTTTTCCTAGCCGCTCGCGACAAGGCCGTTGTGAGGTTGTCCGAAGCAGAAGATTCTGGCGCACCT CTTCACAGGCGTTTGATGATTGTTGGCGAGAAGTGTGCTGCTAACCTGGGCCTGACCGATGGATTCCGGATGGCTGTGAGATACCCCCCCTCAGGCCCTTCCGACTACCGCACGCGTCTTTGTATTCTGGGTGGCCGTCAGTTGGGCCAGCCTCCCGGGGAAGACGTTTGCACCGCAGGAGTTGCTGCACGCGTACGGATCGCCACCGAATGGATTTCACGTGTCGCCCGTCAGTCTAGCCTCCGTTGA